The region AGTTGATTCTCCTGCTGAAATTGGTTTAAAAGTAAAAGAAGTTTTAGGATAGTCAATATTCTAAATATCAAATAAGAAAAGGTCTATGCTGATATGCATAGACCTTTTCTATTTTATATGAGTTTTAGTAAGCTTTCAAATTTTCAATATTCTGGATTATGATTCATTAATTTTTAAATATAGAAAATATAGAGGGTGTGTTTAGTGTCTTAAGCGAGCTATTTTGCTAGTGGGTTTAGTGAGCAAAGGGAAAAATAGTGTTCTTGATGTAAAGCAAGTTTTATAAATATATGAGGTATACTGTTTGTGTATTGACTTTGAGTCAAGTTATTTCTTAAAAAGAATTTGCAAATAGGGTGATATATAGAAGTAAGTGCTCTTAAGTTAAGGTTAAAAATTAGAGTATATTATATGTAAACTATTTTATGATTTAGTTTTTGAGGTAAAATTTAACATATAAAGTGTTTAAGTAATTAAAATAACTTAATTATTTGTCTTAATAGAAAACTTCTGTATATTGTAATGCGTTTACTACTGAAAGGATTTGTATTTATTAACTAAACCAAGTAAACTATCAAATATCGAACCCTAACCAAACTATAATAACTATAACAATTGAAAGATTGTTTTATTTCAAAAAAGAGACTCTAATTTTAGAGTCTCTTTTTTTATTTGTTTTTTTCAAGTAGATATAGGTATGCAGGAGGTAAATGATGGGTCATTATATTCTCGGGCTTATGAAATTGTTCTTGATACTTCTTATCGTGTAATCCATCAAGTATAATCGGATTACTACATCTAGCATAATTACTATTAAGACTATAGATTGGTTCTTTAAGTTCTGGAAGTTGTTTTTGGATAAATTCAAAAACAAATGATCCTAAATATTTATTGTATTTTTTCACACTCTTTTCTGTTGGATTCTTAATAGAATTAAGGATGTTCTTTGCAAATATTCTTTTAGGCCATGGGACTTTATTCAATGCTTTTTTAACTTGGTGATCTGCCAGTGGGCTTATTTCATTAAAGTCTCTAAAGGTTTGTGTGGTAGGAGGGAGTTCCGGTACCCAATCTTGTATATTAATAACAGAGTAACTCCAATTGTTAGCTAACTTTTCATATTGATAACTAAAGTATAGATTCCCTGGTTTAGGTGGAGCTATTGCATAGGTTTTAAATTGTATATCGGCTGGAATTTTGCCATTTATTTGTTGGTTTATAAGATTAGCTGTAATTAAATAGGCTATAGCTGCTCCTTGACTATGTCCTGATATTATAAACTCTTTTTTATTAAGCTTTATTAAGCTATCTAGTTTAGGCTGAATATCTTCCATTAGATACAGCGATGCTATAGTCCAACCAGCATGTACAGAAGCTCTAGTATCTGGAGATAGGTTATATTTCCTTTTGGTTTGATTATCTAATTGTATCTCTCCTGATGAAGGTATCATTGCAGCATAATAGTTAGCTAGCCAGCTGACTCCTTTATTTACAGATCCTCTAATTACTATTTCGTAAACATTATTCTTATCATTAAGATATAATCCCCACATATTAGTAAGTCCCACTTCTGGTGATTTATAAAGACTCTTGTAGTGCGTTAAAGAATAAAGAGAGTCTACAGGATAAGCTTTTTGTATATCTGAGGCTAACTGTAAACTATTGTAAATTTCAGTTTTATCTGCAATTGGTTTTAGAGTAGACTGTGCGTATCCGATAGCATTAGAACACAGTAGAAGTAGAAAGATTCTTTTAATCATAGGTGATATATGTATTTTTGAAACTTTAGCAAAGTATAATGTATTTCAAAGTTAATCTTTTAAATTTTTTAATAAGATTTAAAAGTTATAAATTAGATATAAACTTTAAAAATAGAAATATGGGTAATTCTTTTGTAAAGACAGTTAAGAGTAGAGTTAAGAATTGGTATATACCAGTTATTGTAGGTGTCTTATTTATTATTGGAGGGATATATATGTTCACAACTCCTGTAACTGCTTATGCTTCATTGACATTAATATTTAGTTATATGTTCTTGATATCAGGTGTTTTTGAAATCATATTTGCCTTCTCAAATCACGATCAACTAGATGGGTGGGGATGGCTTTTGTTTTCGGGAATTATTGATATCGTATTAGGTACTATATTAATAGGTACACCTACGCTTTCAGCTGTTGTATTACCAATATATGTAGGTTTTGGACTAATGTTTAGATCAATCCGTGGTATGGGAACAGCATTTGATTTGAAGAATTACGGTGTTAGATCATGGACTAGTTTATTTGTATTTGCACTTTTAGGACTAGTGTTTTCATTCTGTATGTTGTGGAATTTAGAGTTTGGAGCTTTCACAATAGTATATTGGACAGCATTTTCATTTATATTATTAGGAGTATATAGTACATTGTTTGGATTCTTTTTAAGAAGAATCAAAAAGTACGAAGGAAAAGTAGATCAAGACTTACTAGATCGTTATGAGCAAGTAAAAGAAGAGGTGCGTAAAAAGCTACATGACGAAGACTAAATGTTTTCTTAAAATAAATTTTAAGTAGAAAATATTTTATACTTTGCACAGAACTAAATAAAATGATTATGAAAAAAATTGCAATGTTATTCGCTTTTGTAGCTAGTTCACTTTTAATAGCTGGATGTGAGGGATCTACTGGTCCACAAGGACCTCCAGGGCAAACAATGTATCCTTTTGTTGAAGATATAAGAGTTTCTTTTGATACGAATCTAAATAGCTTTAGCCAAACCTATACACATAAGAATAACCCTAAAGTAAAAGTATATGATGGGGATGTAGTGTTGGTTTTTGTAATGGATGGAAATACTAAAGATGGTTTACCTATTTGGGCTCCATTACCTAAACGTTTCTTTGTAGATGTAAAAGAAGGGGAAGTTAAAATAGAAAAAGAGTTAGAATACAGTTATACATTTTCACGTTATGATGTAGAGATTGATGCTAAAGCAAATGCTGCATTAGGAAACTTTAATGGAGACGGAAAAGATCATCCAGGTTTTCTTAAAAATATGATCTTTAGATTAGTGTATATACCTGGTAATGATCCTGTAGTTAGTACAAAATCTGTTAAAACTAATAATGATACTAAGAAAAGTGGTAATACTACACTATCATATGAAGAGGCTGTACGTAAATATAACCTAGAAGATGTGAAAGTAGTTAAGAATTACTAGTAGTATATTGATAATATAGAACAAGGGGTAGGAGCGCAAGTTTCTACCCTTTTTTATTGGCTTAGGGGTAATGTGTAGAGGGGTATGGATACTTTTTGTATTGTTTTTAAAATAATATGCAAAAAATATAGGGGGTATGCATTGTTTTTAATCACTTTTATTTAAATTTGTACTCATAAAACAGGGGGTGACCTCTTAAAACTATTAATTATGTCAACATTTCGTTTTCGAGCAATTGAGAAAGCAGCCTCTAGAGAAGCTGTAAAGGTAGAAGAACTGGGTAGAAAATCATTGATCTTCGGTGATCACGTATTTAATGACAAGTCAATGCGACAGTTTCTTACTCCTGAGGCTTATCAGGCAGTGAAGAATGCGCAACTGGGAATTAAGATTGATCGTAAGTTAGCCGAGTACATTGCATTGGGAATGAAAGAATGGGCATTGTCAAAAGGGGTTAGTCACTATACACACTGGTTCCAACCGCTAACAGGTACAACTGCTGAGAAACACGATGCTTTCTTTGAAACATCTTTTGATGGAGATCCAGTTGAGAAATTCAATGGAAGTCAATTAGTACAACAAGAATCAGATGCTTCTAGTTTCCCTAATGGTGGAATCAGAAATACATTTGAAGCTAGAGGATATACAGCTTGGGATCCTACATCACCAGCATTTATCTTCGGTTCTACTTTGTGTATTCCTACTGTATTTATCTCTTATACAGGAGAAGCTTTAGATAATAAGACTCCTTTATTAAAGGCTATTAATGCTATAGATGATGCTGCAACTGAAGTGGCTAAATTCTTTGATAAAAATGTAAAGAAAGTAACTGTTACTTTAGGATGGGAGCAAGAATATTTCTTGGTAGATAGCGCATTAGCTGCTTCTAGACCTGATATCCTTACTACTGGAAGAACGTTATTAGGACATACAGCTGCTAAAGGTCAGCAGTTAGATGATCACTATTTCGGTTCTATCCCAACTAGAGTATTAAACTATATGCACGATCTAGAGAATCACTGTATCTTATTAGGTATCCCAGTGAAGACTAGACATAATGAGGTAGCACCTAATCAATTTGAGTTAGCACCTATCTTTGAAGAGGCAAACTTAGCTGTAGATCATAACTCTCTATTAATGGATGTTATGAAGAAGGTAGCTGAGAAGCATAACTTTAAGGTATTATTCCACGAGAAGCCATTTAAAGGAGTTAATGGTTCTGGAAAACACAATAACTGGTCATTAGCGACTGATACTGGAGTTAACTTGCTTAGTCCTAGTAAAACACCTAAGAGTAATATGCAGTTCTTAACGTTCTTTATCAATACGATTAAGGCTGTTAATGATAACGAAGAATTACTAAGATCTGCTATTGCCTCTGCTAGTAATGATCACCGTCTAGGAGCGAATGAAGCACCACCAGCTATTATGTCTGTGTTCATTGGACAACAATTGACTAAAGTGCTGAATGAACTTAAAGAAGTTACAGACGGTAAGCTTTCTCCAGAAGAGAAGACAGATCTTAAGTTAAATGTAGTAGGGAAGATTCCAGATGTATTATTAGATAACACAGATAGAAATAGAACTTCTCCATTCGCTTTTACAGGTAATAAATGGGAATTTAGAGCAGTAGGATCTACAGCTAACTGTGCTGGACCGATGACTGTATTAAATACGATCGTAGCAAAACAATTAAAAGACTTCAAAAACGAAGTAGATGCACTAGTTGAGAACGACGGATTAAAAAGAGATGAAGCGATTTTTAATGTATTAAGAGAATATATTAAAGACAGTGAAAGAATCCTTTTTGAAGGAGATGGATATGGAGATGAATGGGAAAAAGAAGCTGCTAAACGTGGATTAAGTAATAACAAAACAACTCCATCTGCTTTAAAAGCTAAGATTGATCCTAAGGCTATTGCTACATTTGAAGAGATGGCAGTAATGTCAAGTGTTGAGATTCACGCTAGATACGAGATTGAATTAGAAGAGTATGTTAAGCGTATTCAAATAGAGGGACGTGTATTAGGTGATATCGCTAGAAACCACGTAATACCAACAGCTATAAGATACCAAAACTTAGTAATCGACAACGTTAAAGGTCTTAAAGAGATATTTGGCAATGAAGAGTTTGCGACAATTGCAGCTGAGCAATTACAAATGATTAAGAAGATCTCTCATCACATTGAGCAAATCAATGTGAAGGTAACTGAGATGACTAATGAGCGTAAAAACGCAAATAATATCGAAGATGTTGAACAACAAGCGCACGCTTATTGTGATAAAGTGAAACCTTATTTTGATGTTATCCGTTACCATAGTGATAAATTAGAAATAATGGTAGATAA is a window of Myroides oncorhynchi DNA encoding:
- a CDS encoding HdeD family acid-resistance protein, yielding MGNSFVKTVKSRVKNWYIPVIVGVLFIIGGIYMFTTPVTAYASLTLIFSYMFLISGVFEIIFAFSNHDQLDGWGWLLFSGIIDIVLGTILIGTPTLSAVVLPIYVGFGLMFRSIRGMGTAFDLKNYGVRSWTSLFVFALLGLVFSFCMLWNLEFGAFTIVYWTAFSFILLGVYSTLFGFFLRRIKKYEGKVDQDLLDRYEQVKEEVRKKLHDED
- a CDS encoding lipase family protein produces the protein MIKRIFLLLLCSNAIGYAQSTLKPIADKTEIYNSLQLASDIQKAYPVDSLYSLTHYKSLYKSPEVGLTNMWGLYLNDKNNVYEIVIRGSVNKGVSWLANYYAAMIPSSGEIQLDNQTKRKYNLSPDTRASVHAGWTIASLYLMEDIQPKLDSLIKLNKKEFIISGHSQGAAIAYLITANLINQQINGKIPADIQFKTYAIAPPKPGNLYFSYQYEKLANNWSYSVINIQDWVPELPPTTQTFRDFNEISPLADHQVKKALNKVPWPKRIFAKNILNSIKNPTEKSVKKYNKYLGSFVFEFIQKQLPELKEPIYSLNSNYARCSNPIILDGLHDKKYQEQFHKPENIMTHHLPPAYLYLLEKNK
- a CDS encoding glutamine synthetase III, with the translated sequence MSTFRFRAIEKAASREAVKVEELGRKSLIFGDHVFNDKSMRQFLTPEAYQAVKNAQLGIKIDRKLAEYIALGMKEWALSKGVSHYTHWFQPLTGTTAEKHDAFFETSFDGDPVEKFNGSQLVQQESDASSFPNGGIRNTFEARGYTAWDPTSPAFIFGSTLCIPTVFISYTGEALDNKTPLLKAINAIDDAATEVAKFFDKNVKKVTVTLGWEQEYFLVDSALAASRPDILTTGRTLLGHTAAKGQQLDDHYFGSIPTRVLNYMHDLENHCILLGIPVKTRHNEVAPNQFELAPIFEEANLAVDHNSLLMDVMKKVAEKHNFKVLFHEKPFKGVNGSGKHNNWSLATDTGVNLLSPSKTPKSNMQFLTFFINTIKAVNDNEELLRSAIASASNDHRLGANEAPPAIMSVFIGQQLTKVLNELKEVTDGKLSPEEKTDLKLNVVGKIPDVLLDNTDRNRTSPFAFTGNKWEFRAVGSTANCAGPMTVLNTIVAKQLKDFKNEVDALVENDGLKRDEAIFNVLREYIKDSERILFEGDGYGDEWEKEAAKRGLSNNKTTPSALKAKIDPKAIATFEEMAVMSSVEIHARYEIELEEYVKRIQIEGRVLGDIARNHVIPTAIRYQNLVIDNVKGLKEIFGNEEFATIAAEQLQMIKKISHHIEQINVKVTEMTNERKNANNIEDVEQQAHAYCDKVKPYFDVIRYHSDKLEIMVDNELWTLTKYRELLFTN